TCCCACAGACATATTGGCAGACCAGAAAATAGGAACTTGCTTTGAATATTCTAAAATTTTAGCTTTCTGTTCAGATGTAAAGCCTGTTGTTGCTATTACAACTGGCTTTTGTTTCTGCTTTGCAAACTCAAGTATTTTCATTGTTGCTTCAGGAAGAGAAAAGTCAATTATGACATCAAAGTTTTCAGTAACTTCCTCAGGACTTTTGTAAACAGGATAGTCAAAGTTTTTAGTTGTATTTAAATCAATTCCTGCAACAATCTTGATATTGTCATAGTTCTTAGCAACTCTGCTCACAACCTGACCCATTTTGCCATTGCAGCCATTAAGTAAGATGCTAATCATTTGTGTCTCACATCCAATCCTTGTTATTATTTTATTCTCATTCTTTTACCGAAATGCCATAGTCAACAAGTGCTTTTTTGAGTATTTCTCTATTCTTTTCTGTCATAGTAGTAAGTGGCAATCTTGGCTTTCCAACATTAAATCCCATCATGTTCATAGCTTCTTTTACAGGAATTGGGTTTACTTCAATAAAGAGTGCTTTGATTATAGGAAGAAGCTTTAGCTGAAGCTCTCTTGCTTTTTCAATTTCACCGTTTAAGAAATATTCAACAATGTCATGTGTTTCATCAGGCAGAATATTTGCCAGCACTGAAATAACGCCAATTCCACCAACAGAGAGAATGGGTACTATCTGGTCATCATTTCCAGAATAGATATCAATTTCAGGACAGAGCATAGCAATTTCAGCAACTTGTGTGATGTTGCCACTTGCTTCTTTTATTGCCTTTACATTTGGCAGTTTTGCAAGCTCTTTCATGGTTTCAGGCAGGACATTTAATCCTGTTCTTGATGGTACATTGTAGACAATAATAGGAATTGATACAGCATCGTTTATTTCTTTAAAGTGCTCAATCAATCCTTTTTGAGTTGTTTTGTTGTAGTATGGTGTTACATGCAAAAGACCATCTGCACCAAGCTCCTGTGCTTTTTTGGAAAGATAAACGGCATGTTTTGTGTGATTGCTACCAACACCAGCAATAACAGGTTTTCTACCGGCTACTCTGTCAATTACAAATCTGATTACTTCTAAATGCTCATCATCTGGCATTGTTGAAGGCTCCCCAGTTGTACCACATACAATGATTGCATCTGTCTTGTGCTCTAAGTGAAAGTCAACAAGCCTTCCAAGAGTTTCAAAGTCTACACTTTCCTCATCTTTAAATGGTGTTATTAAGGCAACACCTGAACCTTTAAAAAGAGACATAGCAAATAAACCCTCCCAATTTATTCAAACTTTAAAGTTTATCCACTTTTCAATTAGCTAAAGAAATATTCTATTACCTTTTCAGCAATCTGGACAGCGTTTGTTGCTGCTCCTTTTCTTATATTGTCTGCAACAACCCATAGATTGACCCCACTTTCAACAGACTCATCTCTTCTAATTCTTCCAACGTAAACCTCATCTTTTCCAGAAACATAAATTGGCATTGGATATAAAAGATTTGCAGGGTCGTCCTGAACAACTACACCTTTAGCATTCTTGAGAATTTCTTTTAACTCTTCTAAATCAAACTGCTTTTCGAACTCCACATTTATTGATTCGCTGTGACCGTTGAAAACAGGCACTCTAACAGTTGTTGCAGTAATCTTTATTGAGTCATCATGTAAAATCTTTCTTGTCTCATTTATCATCTTCATCTCTTCTTTTGTATATCCATTTTCTAAAAATACGTCAATATGGGGAATAACATTTCCTGCAATTGGATATGGAAACTTCTTTGGAGGAGCACCTTTTAATCCTTCTTCTAAATCCAAATATCCTTGATACCCTGCACCTGAAACTGCCTGGTATGTTGAGTACACAATCCTTTTTATTTTGTACCTGTCATGCAAAGGTTTTAAAACAACAACTGCCTGGATGGTTGAACAGTTAGGGTTTGCAATAATTCCCTTGTGCCATTTAATATCTTCAGGGTTAACCTCCGGTACAACAAGAGGAACATCCTTTTCCATACGCCATGCACTTGAGTTGTCAATTACAATACAGCCTTTTGATGCTGCAATTGGAGCAAAATGAAGAGATGTTGAAGCACCAGCAGAGAACAAAGCAATGTCAATGCCCCTGTCAAATGAGTCTTCTTTTAACTCTTCAACTGTGTATTCTTTTCCCATAAACTCAACTTTTGTCCCTGCTGACCTGCTTGATGCAAAGAGGAAATATTCTTCAACAGGCAGATTTCTCTCTTCCAAAACCTTTAAAAATGTTCTTCCAACCATACCAGTTGCGCCAACTATTGCCATTCTGATTTTCTTTGCCACTTTACTGTAAACCTCCTCTTCAAAAATTAAAGTTATGTTTCAATGTGTTTGTGCAAAACTAAAAAAAGCTGGTTTTTGAGCCAGCTTCTGTTAATATATTGTACATCAAGCATACAATATATTAACAGATAGCGCTCCACCAATTTTTCAATTGGTGACAGTTGCATGGATATTCTCCATGCACCCAGGGAAGTTTCCAAGAAGAAAGAAACTCCCTTCGGCGTCTTTTCCTTTCAGCAGGTTTCATCTGTGCCTTCTTTCACATCCACCTGCCTACTCTTAAAAGACGCGCCTCTATCTATTAATATATTATGAGCTATTCACTTGTGGTGTTTATTTAATAATACCATTAAGATTCTTTACATGTCAAATTTTTTTGAAAGACTAAGAGCTCTTTTTTATGTGTGATATAATTTAAATATTGAGATATTAAAATGGACAAAAAGAAAATGGAGGATGAATGGTTTGGAAAAAATTAGAGAAAGATTTACTAACTTTCAGAAAGCATTTTTGAGATTGAAAGAAGCAGTGTCGGAAAGAAGCGATAATCCTCTTTTGTATGACGGTGCTATTCAAAGATTTGAATTTACCTATGAGCTTGCCTGGAAATTATTGAAGGCGTATTTGGAATATCAAGGCATAGTAAATATTTCTTCACCAAGAGCAGTTTTCAAAGAAGCATTTTCAGTGGGCTTGATTGAAAATCAAGAAAAATGGCTAAGGATGATCGAAGATAGGAATTTGGTGGTCAGCACCTATGATGAGTGTATTGCTAAAATAATATTTGATAGAATAAAAAGTGATTACTTGCCATTATTGATAGAGCTTGAGGAAAAGTTGAAGGGCTGATTAAATGAGATTTGGGATTGAAGATGTAATATTTGAAAGGAGAGTTTAAGTCAAATGTTTAAAGTAGGGATTGGATATGATGTTCACAGATTTGTCGAGGGAAGAAAACTTATATTGGGCGGGGTTGAAATACCGTTTGAAAAGGGACTTCTGGGCCATTCA
The sequence above is drawn from the Caldicellulosiruptor bescii DSM 6725 genome and encodes:
- the dapA gene encoding 4-hydroxy-tetrahydrodipicolinate synthase: MSLFKGSGVALITPFKDEESVDFETLGRLVDFHLEHKTDAIIVCGTTGEPSTMPDDEHLEVIRFVIDRVAGRKPVIAGVGSNHTKHAVYLSKKAQELGADGLLHVTPYYNKTTQKGLIEHFKEINDAVSIPIIVYNVPSRTGLNVLPETMKELAKLPNVKAIKEASGNITQVAEIAMLCPEIDIYSGNDDQIVPILSVGGIGVISVLANILPDETHDIVEYFLNGEIEKARELQLKLLPIIKALFIEVNPIPVKEAMNMMGFNVGKPRLPLTTMTEKNREILKKALVDYGISVKE
- a CDS encoding aspartate-semialdehyde dehydrogenase; its protein translation is MAIVGATGMVGRTFLKVLEERNLPVEEYFLFASSRSAGTKVEFMGKEYTVEELKEDSFDRGIDIALFSAGASTSLHFAPIAASKGCIVIDNSSAWRMEKDVPLVVPEVNPEDIKWHKGIIANPNCSTIQAVVVLKPLHDRYKIKRIVYSTYQAVSGAGYQGYLDLEEGLKGAPPKKFPYPIAGNVIPHIDVFLENGYTKEEMKMINETRKILHDDSIKITATTVRVPVFNGHSESINVEFEKQFDLEELKEILKNAKGVVVQDDPANLLYPMPIYVSGKDEVYVGRIRRDESVESGVNLWVVADNIRKGAATNAVQIAEKVIEYFFS
- a CDS encoding nucleotidyltransferase substrate binding protein, translating into MEKIRERFTNFQKAFLRLKEAVSERSDNPLLYDGAIQRFEFTYELAWKLLKAYLEYQGIVNISSPRAVFKEAFSVGLIENQEKWLRMIEDRNLVVSTYDECIAKIIFDRIKSDYLPLLIELEEKLKG